Part of the Panicum virgatum strain AP13 chromosome 4N, P.virgatum_v5, whole genome shotgun sequence genome is shown below.
CTAATCTGAACTATTGTTGTGTCTATTACTGAGATAATAGGAGGATGTATTAGACTATGCACCAGTTCTAGAGGTAGGTAAGACCAGAGGTATGTGCAATTGCCCTTTTTTTCTTATTGAATCATCAATCAtgtataaaaataaaacaaggtTTTAACTGTAATAGAAAATGTTTTTTGCAGGAGAACACCTCTTGCGTTTTGTGCGGGAGAACACCCGTTGCCCCAAATCTCTGGAGAAGTCAGCGAATCCTCGAAGCAAGAGGTACAGAACTGGTGAGTGAGACTTCCACCCCTCTGATTCATTAATGATATAAATAGCCGGATCCAATATTTCATTATTTCTATCACCATCCTGTGAGGCTATGTCACGTTTGAATTGAGAAATCAGCAGCAAGTTATCATGACGACGCGATCTGGAAAAATAACTCTCCACTGCTTGCTTGCTCAACCTCCTCCTTTTTCTCTCAAGTTCTATCATATAAAAAGTTTCTTAATTTTGGATTAGCCACTGAAAACTTATTTGTAGTCGAAATGGGTTAGTCACATGTTTAAAGGAAATGGCTGCCAGCCTGCCTGTCCGCcggttatttttctttattggTGTGACATGTTTCTTTTGTCCTAATGTTATCTGAATTTTTATTCATTGTGTATATTAGCCTTAGTGTAATTTCTTTTCCAAGCATGATAATAAGAATAAGTTCACACCCAAAGTCCCAAACAAGCCATAGATAATCTTAATGAGCCGAAGCATTAGTTTGCAGGAAAGGATTTTATTGACTATTGATATCCAAACCTTCTGGTTTGCAGGTGTATTAGATTTGGAGGAGCATATGGGCAGTCAAAGCTTTCAACATCTTGCACGCTAATGAACTTGACGGTGATTTAAGGTATGTCTTTCTCTGTCTAATACATGACCTTTTATTTTCTGGTGCAAGTATTGTACATTTATGTGATAAGGACATAAGGTAGAGCAGTAGACATTGATTTTTTTAGTTCAGTCTGTTTTCCCCCCCATGCTACCACATTAATGCAGACCTTTTATTGATTGGGCTTCCTACTCTACGCTatggttagtttttttttgagtgtgctaaactttttttatttcttaaaTTGTTAATCCTGCTGTTTACTTTTGATTCTGGAAAGAAGTCGAGGAGGCTATCCATCAGGTTTAAGAGGCTTAGTATGGTTGAGATCCCAAGATATTCTCTCCGTTTGCCTAAAATGCTGCTTGCAAATATATTCTCTCTGTTTGGCTTGAATACAACATGCAACAAGACTTATTTCATCATTATTAATTGCCTATCATTTTTCAGATTTCAAAAATGTATTAGGAGAGTGCGCGAACTGCCCATAATGTGATTTCATGCATTATAGGACAACTTTTGAGATGGTTTTTGGTTGCCAATGTGTATATATATCATGCTTGGTTGTTTAAAATGATACCCATAGCATTAGCACGGGCAAGCAAAGGCAGTCGAACTGAATTTTTTCCTGGTTTCTGCTTGATCGAGATAGAAGATGGTAGCAGTAAGCAGTGTGCTACTGGATAAGAACAGAGCCAAGCGAAGAGCCAGGTTGCTTCTTGCTATGTGCTACATGGGTCTCTTAGAAAATATCATAATAATGCTTTGACAGAGTAGAGCAGGTGCATTCTCTTATGGGAGGGTCGATTTTAAATATATTAATAGTTGCATAGAGTTTGCAAACCTATGTTTATCAGTTCGTCCTTTGATTTGTTGAATGGATCTGCAATAGGTGTTCTTGATAATAGCCCTATGACATATGTTATGTTTTGGTTGTTTTCATGTGCATGCTTCAAATGACACACATAGCTTATAAGAGCTTTGATGGAGCAATATTTCATTGTTGGTCAGACACTGCTATACCTTGGTAGATAACCAGATTAATCAAGCTATACCTGGAATTATATACTTGTTGATTGTTTATTTTTTAAGATTGACATTTTTTTTGGCAGAAACTCTTTAGTATTTTGATTTTTCTGTGTTGTCCATGCTAGAAGCATTGTGCTACAAGAAAAGCAAATGCATCTGCCTCAGTACGAATTTTGTTATCAGGTACTCCTCTCACCACCTCCCACCGATGCATGCCAAGTGCTTGATAAAATTACTGGATGGTAGGATTGTACTTTGATTGTCAGATTCTGGATGAAATTACCCATGAACGAATTGTCTTTGATTGGTTTTGAGAGAACAGTAAATTTGCACCACTGCTAGAGGTGAAGTTTAAGCTTCTTAATAATCAGTTTATGTATGcagttatattatattataacATATTATTGCATTGAATAGCTTTGTGTTCTTTTCAGTAATGCAATGATGGTCCGCATAATGAAAGAATAGATTAGGCTATCCATGTTCTTTTCAGTAATTGTCTTTGCTAAACATTTTTGAGTGGATTAGTTGTGTATTTCCATGTGGAGCTTACCGAGAAGCAATGCGTCTGGGCAGGAAGTCCCCCGATGATGTGGTGCTCAACAACATGTCTTCCAGGAGTCATGCACAGGTATATGCTTTTTTGCCGACCCAAGACCAATCCTGCCTGCCTCTACCTGCCATTCAGATTGGTTATCCCATCCCATATGTTTCATATTTCCTCTTTGATTTGGGTGTAGTACATGTCCACCGTTGTCTGTGGTGATCTACCTAAGGCTCTAAGCACTCAAGGCAAGAGAGGTTGGGCTACCATATTTTCACTTCAGAATAAATCAGGTTAGTGGGTTGTATTTCGATTTTCTCATTGTGCTCTAATTTAATATGCATAATAGGTCTCCAAATTTTCCcttctgaatttttgaggcgCATTGGCTTTTCCAGGCTTTTATGTGTAATTGGACTGAGATGTAGTAAATTGTTGATTTTGTGCCAGAAACACATGGCAAAGACTGAAGAGGAAATGAGTATAGCAGTAATATTGCTAGAGTTAGTCATGGTATATATTTAAATACTTCACAGGCAGTTCTCTGAATTATTCTTTCCTTGACATCGTATGGTAAAACTTATCACATGTCGTGCTCACTATTTGAACAAATGGTTCCAGTACATGTGTTGTTTCCCGTGGCCCAAACCCTAAAACTACCCACATTTTTGGAGATCATGTTTTTAAGCTTCAAGCTGAGCACCTGATGCCTGGTGAAAATAAGGATAAAGAGAACATGCCTCCTCTTGTGAAAGAGGGTGCCATGAGCTTCTGTAGTTTTTGCAGTGAGAAGCTGAAATAAGGGAGAGATATCTACATCTATCAGTAAGTGATCAAGTGTGGTAAATGAACCACTGTTACGGGTGTTTTTTACGTTTGCTTAATAGACATGTGATTCTTCTGATTGTTGATTAATGTCAGGTATCCTTTGTTTCATAAATTACAGGGGTGACAAAGCCTTTTGCAGCACAGAGTGCAGGGAGAATTTCATGGAAAATGAGATGGAAGAAGGTGAACCCATGATATATCATCTTGC
Proteins encoded:
- the LOC120671619 gene encoding uncharacterized protein LOC120671619, translated to MRLGRKSPDDVVLNNMSSRSHAQYMSTVVCGDLPKALSTQGKRGWATIFSLQNKSGVTKPFAAQSAGRISWKMRWKKDPQIFWRTSKNDYISGHIIILIGEGRVCARV